One window of Lepeophtheirus salmonis chromosome Z, UVic_Lsal_1.4, whole genome shotgun sequence genomic DNA carries:
- the LOC121130034 gene encoding LOW QUALITY PROTEIN: PHD finger protein 14-like (The sequence of the model RefSeq protein was modified relative to this genomic sequence to represent the inferred CDS: deleted 1 base in 1 codon), with product MRLTTSDLLGISKQETCFPGDEDALLFKFKVCACCLGTSSNDANEIVECDGCGISVHETCYGITESGSVASNISEASTEPWFCDPCQAGITTSPICELCPAIGGVYKETDVGRWVHLICALYVNGVAFGDIDKLSAITIFEINYSNWGRKACGLCEQSRFSRTGICIQCDAGMCRSSFHASCAQSHGLLAEPVYTETDPYIAHCRLHSDKSVIKSKKRLYAISKRQAERRKSLILESWEGQNISSTSSLALPNETPAQRILRKLNRRQSRFHSSKKNELPLPFKKTPRFLSSSASAIRKTQRLTECVTGLSSDRQKAKEAQYIAIQEIQKKWNLTPSFNVEFVAYFHDRQSRLLNFKTMLSEEMKSASSLRTRQSEIQPLYEKANGERDAHMKINSSLREKIHFYTNTLTAMGVTLPPEHSILPRSQIEGFSNGNKAHANNQSSYLDSVSGRVGNSSELPNLNKCGVCRGINDQHLIIPCDTCMLHYHLGCLTPPLTRMPKRSKLYKWQCSECDKLSSGDESNKVDVSGPRRLRYKKTSLNQGGGGDFSSEEDEPMQINFNKSSSEVVEEKKLVNGSSHLLSVENPEVAAPANPAASLVSAKAEKKRLKKKRKREKKKRKMQKLVPSIVAGGDSSDEVEVLEGENNQSSSTNTTPLEIKHHKPIKIKIRNIYDSNPIPVAEPDHPLPSKNKKKRLSADAKDVRTFCNKCEASGSNSNLVRCDECQKCYHFSCLFPPVKKSPKVAGYGWHCNECDPSDVDSDWHLD from the exons ATGCGACTCACCACATCGGATTTACTTGGCATCTCCAAACAGGAAACGTGTTTCCCAGGGGATGAAGACGCccttttgttcaaatttaaagtcTGTGCCTGTTGCCTCGGAACATCCTCCAATGATGCCAATGAAATCGTGGAGTGCGATGGATGTGGCATATCCGTACATGAAACTTGCTATGGCATCACTGAATCCGGCTCAGTAGCTTCAAATATATCTGAAGCATCCACAGAGCCTTGGTTTTGTGATCCTTGCCAAGCAGGAATAACGACAAGTCCGATTTGTGAACTGTGTCCCGCTATTGGGGGTGTGTATAAAGAAACGGATGTGGGTAGATGGGTTCATTTGATCTGCGCTCTTTACGTTAATGGAGTTGCTTTCGGGGATATTGATAAACTTAGTGCTATCACAATATTTGAGATAAACTACTCCAATTGGGGGAGGAAAGCATGTGGATTGTGTGAACAAAGTCGCTTCTCAAGGACAGGGATTTGTATTCAGTGTGATGCAGGGATGTGTAGATCTTCTTTTCATGCTTCTTGTGCTCAATCACATGGCCTTTTAGCCGAACCCGTATATACGGAAACAGATCCTTATATAGCACATTGTCGTCTTCATTCTGATAAGTCCGTGATTAAGTCCAAAAAGCGCCTTTATGCTATTTCTAAAAGACAGGCGGAACGAaggaaaagtttaattttagaatCTTGGGAAGGACAGAATATCAGTTCAACTTCTTCCCTGGCTCTTCCTAACGAAACTCCAGCTCAAAGAATCTTAAGGAAGCTGAATAGAAGACAGTCTCGATTCCACTCTAGTAAAAAGAATGAACTTCCTCTTCCATTTAAGAAGACCCCCCGATTTCTTTCTTCCTCGGCATCAGCCATTCGTAAAACTCAGAGACTGACAGAGTGTGTAACTGGCTTAAGTTCTGATCGACAAAAGGCCAAAGAAGCCCAGTACATAGCTATTcaggaaatacaaaaaaagtggAACTTGACTCCTTCATTCAATGTAGAGTTTGTTGCGTATTTCCATGATCGTCAAAGCCGTTTGTTAAACTTTAAAACTATGCTTTCAGAGGAG atgaaGTCTGCCTCTTCTTTGCGGACACGGCAGTCAGAAATTCAACCGCTCTACGAAAAGGCCAATGGAGAAAGGGATGCTCACATGAAAATCAATAGTTCACTTagagaaaaaattcatttttatacaaacacaCTTACCGCCATGGGTGTAACATTACCTCCTGAACATTCAATTCTTCCTCGCTCCCAGATTGAGGGATTTTCAAATGGAAATAAAGCGCATGCAAATAATCAATCAAGTTATTTAGACTCCGTAAGTGGACGTGTTGGCAATTCCAGTGAATTGCCAAATCTGAACAAATGTGGGGTTTGTAGGGGAATCAACGATCAACACTTAATAATTCCATGTGACACTTGCATGTTGCACTATCATTTGGGTTGTCTTACTCCTCCATTGACCCGAATGCCCAAACGGTCCAAATTGTACAAGTGGCAGTGCTCAGAGTGTGATAAGTTATCTTCTGGAGATGAAAGTAATAAAGTGGATGTATCGGGACCTCGCCGGCTTCGGTATAAAAAAACATCCCTCAATCAAGGAGGAGGAGGAGATTTCAGTTCTGAAGAGGATGAACCCATGcagattaattttaataaatcctcCTCTGAAGTggtagaagaaaagaagttAGTAAATGGATCATCACATCTCCTTTCCGTAGAAAATCCGGAAGTTGCAGCTCCTGCAAACCCTGCAGCTTCCCTTGTTTCTGCAAAAGCTGAAaagaaaagattgaaaaaaa agcgtaaaagagaaaagaagaaacgtaaaatgcaaaaattagtTCCATCTATTGTAGCAGGAGGAGACTCTTCTGATGAGGTTGAGGTACTGGAAGGCGAAAATAATCAGTCTTCTTCTACTAATACTACTCCTTTAGAGATCAAACACCACAAAcccataaaaataaagatacgtAATATTTACGATAGCAACCCCATTCCCGTGGCAGAACCTGATCATCCCTTGCCCtctaaaaacaagaaaaaacgcCTTTCTGCGGATGCTAAAGATGTAAGGACATTCTGTAACAAGTGCGAAGCTTCAGGAAGTAATTCCAACTTAGTTAGGTGTGACGAATGTCAAAAATGCTACCATTTTTCCTGTTTGTTTCCTCCAGTCAAAAAATCTCCTAAGGTGGCTGGCTATGGATGGCATTGTAATGAATGTGATCCCTCGGATGTTGACTCTGACTGGCATCTTGATTAA